A window from Pangasianodon hypophthalmus isolate fPanHyp1 chromosome 4, fPanHyp1.pri, whole genome shotgun sequence encodes these proteins:
- the rwdd gene encoding RWD domain-containing protein 4 codes for MTANEEQEMELEALRSIYEGDDCFKELSPISFQFRIGDLNESKSFLLDVSWPETYPETAPLISLDAFFNNRISPETKQVIISKMHEQVEANLGGAMMYTLFEWAKENQEMLMENHQPVVSAVTLTSNSDVNSPVSVPKKKEKKEQLTKAQKRKMIGRTDNKGELPRGWNWVDVIKHVSML; via the exons atgactgctAACGAAGAGCAGGAG ATGGAGTTGGAAGCTCTGAGGTCAATTTATGAAGGGGATGATTGCTTCAAAGAGCTGAGTCCCATCTCCTTCCAGTTCAGG ATCGGAGACCTTAACGAGTCAAAATCATTCCTGCTGGATGTCTCATGGCCAGAGACGTATCCTGAAACCGCACCTCTTATATCCTTAGATGCCTTTTTCAACAACAGAAT CTCCCCAGAGACCAAGCAGGTAATAATCTCCAAGATGCACGAGCAGGTGGAGGCGAACCTGGGCGGTGCCATGATGTACACTCTGTTTGAGTGGGCCAAAGAGAACCAGGAGATGCTGATGGAGAATCACCAGCCTGTAGTGTCTGCTGTG ACCCTGACTTCTAACAGCGATGTAAACAGTCCCGTCTCCGTCCCtaagaaaaaggagaagaaagaacAGCTCACAAAGgcacagaaaaggaaaatgataGGAAGAACCG ATAACAAAGGTGAACTGCCCAGAGGTTGGAACTGGGTTGATGTTATCAAG CATGTGAGTAtgctttaa